A single region of the Brachypodium distachyon strain Bd21 chromosome 3, Brachypodium_distachyon_v3.0, whole genome shotgun sequence genome encodes:
- the LOC100835337 gene encoding cell division cycle 20.2, cofactor of APC complex produces the protein MDAGSRSISSEKSRAAVQRPPLQEAGSRPYMPSLSTSSRDPSAKCYGDRFIPNRSAMDMDMAHYLLTEPKKDKENMAASPSKEAYRRLLAEKLLNNRTRILAFRNKPPEPENTLAADTVSSHQAKPAKQRRYIPQSAERTLDAPDLVDDYYLNLMDWGSSNVLSIALGDTMYLWDASSGSTSELVTVDEDNGPITSVSWAPDGRHLAIGLNSSDIQLWDTSSSRLLRTLKGVHESRVGSLAWNNNILTTGGMDGRIVNNDVRIRDHAVQTYQGHSQEVCGLKWSGSGQQLASGGNDNLLHIWDVSMASSMPSAGRNQWLHRLEDHTAAVKALAWCPFQSNLLATGGGGSDRCIKFWNTHTGACLNSVDTGSQVCALLWNKNERELLSSHGFTQNQLTLWKYPSMVKMAELTGHTSRVLFMAQSPDGCTVASAAADETLRFWNVFGTPEVAKPAAKASSHTGMFNSFNHIR, from the exons ATGGATGCAGGATCCCGCTCGATCTCTTCCGAGAagagccgcgccgccgtgcagCGGCCGCCCCTCCAGGAGGCCGGATCCCGCCCCTACATGCCATCGCTGAGCACCTCCTCGCGCGACCCGTCGGCCAAGTGCTAC GGAGACAGGTTCATCCCGAACAGGTCAGCGATGGACATGGACATGGCGCACTACCTGCTCACCGAGCCCAAGAAGGACAAGGAGAACATGGCGGCGTCCCCATCCAAGGAGGCGTACAGGAGGCTTCTCgcggagaagctgctcaacAACCGGACACGGATCCTCGCCTTCAGGAACAAGCCGCCGGAGCCTGAGAACACCTTGGCTGCTGACACGGTTTCTTCTCACCAGGCCAAGCCGGCCAAGCAGAGGCGCTACATTCCCCAG TCTGCCGAGAGGACTCTGGACGCACCAGACCTCGTCGATGACTACTACCTCAACCTAATGGACTGGGGGAGCAGCAACGTACTGTCCATTGCGCTGGGCGACACGATGTACCTGTGGGATGCCTCGAGTGGATCCACATCTGAGCTTGTGACAGTCGACGAGGACAACGGACCCATCACCAGCGTCAGCTGGGCCCCTGATGGCCGGCATCTTGCCATTGGGCTTAACTCGTCTGACATCCAGCTCTGGGACACCAGCTCCAGTCGACTG TTGAGAACTCTGAAGGGTGTGCACGAGTCACGGGTTGGTTCACTGGCATGGAACAACAACATCCTGACGACTGGCGGCATGGACGGTAGGATCGTGAACAATGACGTAAGGATCAGGGACCATGCTGTGCAGACGTACCAGGGGCACAGCCAGGAGGTGTGTGGGCTCAAGTGGTCTGGGTCGGGGCAGCAACTGGCAAGCGGTGGCAACGACAACCTTCTGCACATTTGGGATGTGTCTATGGCGTCCTCCATGCCATCTGCAGGCCGCAACCAGTGGCTGCACAGGCTCGAGGACCACACGGCTGCTGTCAAAGCGCTCGCATGGTGCCCATTCCAGAGCAACTTGCTGGCAACTGGCGGTGGTGGTAGTGATCGGTGCATCAAGTTCTGGAACACACACACCGGTGCATGCCTGAACTCTGTTGATACCGGATCACAGGTGTGCGCTCTTCTTTGGAACAAGAATGAGAGGGAGCTGCTGAGTTCACACGGATTCACGCAGAACCAACTGACCCTGTGGAAGTACCCTTCGATGGTCAAGATGGCTGAACTCACTGGCCACACCTCCCGTGTCCTTTTCATGGCTCAG AGTCCTGATGGTTGCACGGTGGCATCAGCTGCTGCAGATGAGACCCTCCGCTTCTGGAACGTGTTCGGCACTCCTGAAGTAGCCAAGCCTGCAGCCAAGGCTTCTTCCCACACTGGGATGTTCAACAGCT